The Streptomyces sp. HUAS CB01 genome has a segment encoding these proteins:
- a CDS encoding LON peptidase substrate-binding domain-containing protein, with translation MTTARLPLFPLNAVLFPGLVLPLNVFEERYRAMMRELLKTDESEPRRFAVVAIRDGREVAPTAPGMPDQTARPEKGPAAGFGPDPIQAFHRVGCIADAATIRERADGSFEVLATGTTRVKLLSVDASGPFLTAELEEIPEESGEGAGTLAEGVLRAFRSYQKRLAGARERSLSTAAELPDEPSVVSYLVAAAAVLDTPAKQKLLQAPDTATRLREELKLLRAETAVIRHLPSLPAVDLTRSPTSPN, from the coding sequence GTGACCACCGCTCGCCTGCCTCTCTTTCCGCTCAACGCGGTGCTTTTCCCCGGCCTCGTGCTGCCGCTGAACGTCTTCGAGGAGCGTTATCGCGCCATGATGCGCGAGCTGCTGAAGACCGACGAGTCCGAGCCCCGCCGGTTCGCCGTGGTCGCCATCCGCGACGGCCGCGAGGTCGCGCCGACCGCACCCGGGATGCCGGACCAGACCGCCCGGCCGGAGAAGGGTCCGGCCGCCGGCTTCGGCCCGGACCCGATCCAGGCGTTCCACCGCGTCGGCTGCATCGCCGACGCCGCGACGATCCGCGAGCGCGCCGACGGCAGCTTCGAGGTGCTGGCCACCGGCACGACCCGGGTGAAACTCCTGTCGGTCGACGCGAGCGGACCGTTCCTGACGGCCGAACTCGAGGAGATCCCGGAGGAGTCCGGCGAGGGCGCGGGCACGCTGGCCGAGGGCGTGCTGCGGGCGTTCCGCAGCTACCAGAAGCGCCTGGCCGGCGCCCGGGAACGCTCGCTGTCGACGGCCGCGGAGCTTCCGGACGAGCCCTCGGTGGTCTCGTACCTGGTCGCCGCGGCGGCCGTGCTCGACACGCCGGCGAAGCAGAAACTCCTGCAGGCACCCGACACGGCGACCCGGCTGCGCGAGGAGCTGAAGCTGCTGCGGGCCGAGACCGCGGTGATACGTCATCTGCCGTCGCTGCCCGCGGTCGACCTGACCCGCTCGCCGACGAGCCCGAACTGA
- the ybaK gene encoding Cys-tRNA(Pro) deacylase, protein MAKKARKQQGGTPATVALTAAGTTFTVHAYEHDPASPSYGEEAARALGVAPERVFKTLVADVDGELTVAVVPVAGQLDLKALATAVGGKRASMADPAAAERTTGYVRGGISPLGQRKRLRTVLDSSASAYPTICVSAGRRGLEVELSPTDLASLTHAVLAPIGRV, encoded by the coding sequence ATGGCGAAGAAGGCCAGGAAGCAGCAGGGCGGCACGCCGGCGACGGTGGCGCTGACGGCCGCGGGCACGACGTTCACCGTGCACGCGTACGAGCACGACCCCGCGTCCCCGTCGTACGGGGAGGAGGCGGCGCGGGCCCTGGGCGTGGCGCCGGAGCGGGTCTTCAAGACGCTGGTCGCGGACGTGGACGGCGAGCTGACGGTCGCCGTGGTGCCCGTCGCGGGGCAACTCGACCTGAAGGCGCTGGCCACGGCGGTCGGCGGCAAGCGGGCGTCGATGGCCGACCCGGCGGCGGCTGAACGCACCACGGGCTACGTCCGGGGCGGCATCTCTCCGCTGGGCCAGCGCAAGCGCCTGCGCACGGTGCTGGACTCCTCGGCGTCCGCGTACCCGACGATCTGCGTCTCTGCGGGCCGGCGCGGGCTCGAGGTGGAACTGTCCCCCACGGACCTGGCCTCACTGACGCACGCGGTCCTGGCGCCGATCGGGCGCGTCTAG
- a CDS encoding ABC transporter permease, giving the protein MTAPLTPPHRPAPHDTSWNHPYPAPHPDGEGLEMRSELRRAAVVLVAVTLAGIALGLLWLWLAPKVPLISTDKAVFFADTEGEEAAGADGTFVLLALGFGVLSAAVTFWFNRRGGIVIVAALALGGILASALAWGTGYVFGPEQDVVAHARAVGQGVVFDAPLRLRAKGALLAWPIAAMVMHLALTALFAPRDPEPEWPPLGPEHQG; this is encoded by the coding sequence GTGACAGCACCCCTGACGCCGCCCCACCGGCCCGCCCCGCACGACACGTCCTGGAACCACCCGTACCCCGCGCCGCACCCGGACGGAGAAGGGCTGGAGATGAGGAGCGAACTGCGCCGGGCGGCCGTCGTCCTGGTGGCCGTGACGCTCGCCGGGATCGCGCTCGGCCTGCTGTGGCTGTGGCTGGCCCCGAAGGTGCCGCTGATCTCGACCGACAAGGCGGTCTTCTTCGCGGACACCGAGGGCGAGGAGGCGGCGGGCGCGGACGGTACCTTCGTCCTGCTGGCGCTCGGTTTCGGCGTGCTCAGCGCCGCGGTCACCTTCTGGTTCAACCGCCGCGGGGGCATCGTGATCGTCGCCGCACTGGCCCTCGGCGGCATCCTCGCGTCCGCGCTCGCCTGGGGCACGGGCTATGTGTTCGGCCCCGAACAGGACGTCGTCGCCCACGCCCGGGCGGTCGGCCAGGGCGTCGTCTTCGACGCGCCGCTGCGCCTGCGCGCCAAGGGCGCGCTGCTGGCCTGGCCCATCGCCGCGATGGTCATGCATCTGGCCCTGACCGCTCTGTTCGCCCCGCGTGACCCCGAGCCGGAGTGGCCCCCGCTGGGCCCGGAGCACCAGGGCTGA
- a CDS encoding ABC transporter permease has product MSIVPAEAVSARVRGAYDALGGNDGGAAPLAPRARLLPALAAVYRAQLSRARVARIPLLFVATFQSVGIMVLMRGVVDGGAEARAVVAGSSVLVVAFVALNLLAQYFGQLRASGGLDHYATLPVPPAAVVLGAAGAYASFTVPGTVVTAVVGSALFGLPLTHLWVLAAVIPLAGAALAGLGAALGLLAPRQELATLLGQLGMSAALLLGVLPAGRLPGPIAFARDLLPSTYGVEAFTRTFDAHPHWPTVALDLAVCAAVGVVSLAVATWAYRRAAVR; this is encoded by the coding sequence GTGAGCATCGTGCCTGCGGAGGCCGTGTCCGCGCGTGTGCGGGGGGCGTACGACGCCCTCGGCGGGAACGACGGGGGTGCCGCGCCGCTCGCCCCGCGCGCCCGGCTGCTGCCGGCGCTCGCGGCGGTGTACCGCGCCCAGCTGTCCCGGGCCCGTGTCGCCCGGATACCACTGCTCTTCGTCGCCACGTTCCAGTCCGTCGGAATCATGGTGCTGATGCGCGGGGTCGTGGACGGCGGGGCGGAGGCGCGGGCGGTGGTCGCCGGGTCGTCCGTCCTGGTCGTGGCCTTCGTCGCGCTCAATCTGCTGGCCCAGTACTTCGGCCAGCTCCGCGCTTCCGGTGGTCTGGACCACTATGCGACGCTGCCGGTGCCGCCGGCGGCGGTGGTGCTCGGGGCGGCGGGGGCCTACGCCTCGTTCACCGTGCCGGGGACGGTGGTGACGGCGGTCGTCGGCTCGGCGCTGTTCGGGCTGCCGCTCACCCACCTCTGGGTGCTGGCGGCGGTCATCCCGCTCGCCGGCGCCGCGCTGGCCGGGCTGGGCGCGGCGCTCGGCCTGCTCGCGCCGCGCCAGGAACTGGCGACGCTCCTCGGCCAGTTGGGCATGTCGGCGGCGCTGCTGCTGGGCGTGCTCCCGGCGGGGCGGCTGCCCGGGCCGATCGCGTTCGCGCGGGACCTGCTGCCGTCCACGTACGGAGTGGAGGCGTTCACTCGTACGTTCGATGCTCATCCGCACTGGCCGACGGTCGCGCTGGATCTCGCCGTCTGCGCGGCGGTGGGCGTGGTCTCGCTGGCCGTCGCGACCTGGGCGTACCGGCGGGCCGCGGTCCGCTGA
- a CDS encoding ABC transporter ATP-binding protein: protein MCVVRDLVKTYPAARARRGVPATPEVRANDGIGLGVRRGEIFGLLGPNGAGKSTLVRQLTGLMRPDSGTVEVLGHDLVRHPERASRLIGYLGQESTALDELTVALAAETTGRLRGLGARQARAERDTVLEELGLTGLAGRPLKKLSGGQRRLACFAATLVGERPVLVLDEPTTGMDPVARRAVWAAVDRRRAEHEVTVLLVTHNVIEAETVLDRVAVLERGKVIACDTPAGLKERVAGEVRVELVWRERAPLDVPEVAALRPSAEESGRRWILRLAPDEARAAVAAVTGGEAFSALDDFTLATPSLEDVYLSLGGHATKGLVKA from the coding sequence GTGTGCGTGGTGCGGGATCTGGTCAAGACGTACCCCGCCGCGCGTGCCCGGCGGGGGGTTCCCGCGACCCCCGAGGTGCGTGCCAACGACGGGATCGGCCTCGGCGTGCGGCGCGGGGAGATCTTCGGTCTGCTCGGCCCCAACGGGGCGGGCAAGTCGACCCTGGTCCGCCAGCTGACCGGTCTGATGCGCCCGGACTCCGGCACCGTCGAGGTGCTCGGCCACGATCTCGTACGCCACCCCGAGCGGGCGTCCCGGCTCATCGGCTACCTCGGCCAGGAGTCCACCGCCCTCGACGAGCTGACCGTCGCGCTCGCCGCCGAGACGACGGGCCGGCTGCGGGGCCTCGGGGCGCGGCAGGCGCGCGCCGAACGCGACACGGTCCTGGAGGAGCTCGGCCTGACCGGCCTCGCCGGGCGGCCGCTGAAGAAGCTCTCCGGGGGCCAGCGGCGGCTCGCCTGTTTCGCCGCCACCCTGGTGGGGGAGCGGCCGGTACTGGTGCTGGACGAGCCCACCACCGGGATGGACCCGGTCGCCCGACGGGCGGTCTGGGCCGCGGTCGACCGCCGGCGAGCCGAGCACGAGGTGACCGTCCTCCTCGTCACCCACAACGTCATCGAGGCGGAGACCGTCCTCGACCGGGTCGCCGTGCTGGAGCGGGGCAAGGTCATCGCCTGTGACACGCCCGCCGGGCTCAAGGAGCGCGTCGCCGGGGAGGTCCGGGTGGAACTCGTCTGGCGCGAGCGGGCCCCCCTCGACGTGCCCGAGGTCGCCGCGCTCCGGCCGTCCGCCGAGGAGTCCGGGCGCCGCTGGATCCTCCGGCTCGCCCCGGACGAGGCCCGCGCGGCGGTCGCCGCGGTGACCGGTGGCGAGGCGTTCTCGGCCCTCGACGACTTCACCCTGGCCACGCCGAGCCTGGAGGACGTGTACCTCTCGCTCGGCGGCCACGCGACGAAGGGGCTGGTGAAGGCGTGA
- a CDS encoding NYN domain-containing protein has protein sequence MERVDRCVVLVDAGYLLGAAASLLAGEPARSRITVDHAALIQALRERAEADTERPLLRIYWFDGAPDRVPQPEHRRLRVMPRVTVRLGALTRSDGRWAQKGVDAAMHAELTELARNRACSDVVLVTGDGDLLPGLMSAKEHGVAVHLWAVQAADGDYNQSEDLVAEADERRVLDRAWITQAVRAKELTGVCAPPPVPRPEIAAILSAPLPESALPATERQEETGTPVAGGNGAAPAAPAAVSGTEDGLGAPAAHHHTKGVPTPKDLAGLRGPSGQAERHPAAGATLRWSSDKGWIERPGGGAPAESPEAASLPTLAQLTSAEQRWADREEDITTVGGDPFEVGQVFARRWMERLPDPAHVEKLSGMYPRVPHRIDGELLRYAARFGLLAHKDDQIDEHDRYAIRAGFWREIDVRAATERAPAGD, from the coding sequence GTGGAACGCGTGGACCGCTGCGTCGTCCTGGTGGACGCCGGCTATCTGCTGGGAGCCGCCGCGAGCCTCCTCGCCGGGGAACCGGCCCGTTCCCGCATCACCGTCGACCACGCCGCCCTCATCCAGGCCCTGCGCGAGCGCGCGGAGGCGGACACCGAACGCCCGTTGCTGCGCATCTACTGGTTCGACGGCGCCCCGGACCGGGTGCCCCAGCCCGAGCACCGCCGCCTGCGCGTCATGCCCCGCGTCACCGTACGGCTCGGCGCGCTCACCCGCAGCGACGGCCGTTGGGCGCAGAAGGGCGTCGACGCCGCCATGCACGCCGAGCTCACCGAACTCGCAAGGAACCGGGCCTGCTCGGACGTGGTCCTGGTGACCGGGGACGGTGATCTGCTCCCCGGACTGATGTCGGCGAAGGAGCACGGCGTCGCCGTCCACCTCTGGGCCGTCCAGGCCGCCGACGGCGACTACAACCAGTCCGAGGACCTGGTCGCCGAGGCCGACGAGCGGCGCGTCCTCGACCGCGCCTGGATCACCCAGGCGGTGCGCGCCAAGGAGCTCACCGGCGTCTGCGCCCCGCCGCCCGTGCCCCGGCCCGAGATCGCGGCCATCCTCTCCGCCCCGCTGCCCGAGTCGGCACTCCCGGCGACGGAGCGCCAGGAGGAGACGGGCACCCCGGTGGCGGGCGGCAACGGCGCGGCACCCGCGGCCCCGGCCGCCGTGAGCGGCACGGAGGACGGCCTCGGCGCTCCCGCCGCCCACCACCACACCAAGGGCGTCCCCACCCCCAAGGACCTGGCGGGCCTGCGCGGCCCGTCCGGCCAGGCCGAACGTCATCCGGCCGCCGGGGCGACCCTGCGCTGGTCCTCCGACAAGGGCTGGATCGAGCGCCCGGGCGGCGGCGCGCCCGCCGAGTCCCCGGAGGCGGCGTCCCTGCCCACCCTCGCCCAGCTCACCAGCGCCGAACAGCGCTGGGCGGACCGCGAGGAGGACATCACCACCGTCGGCGGCGACCCCTTCGAGGTCGGCCAGGTCTTCGCCCGGCGCTGGATGGAGCGGCTGCCGGACCCGGCGCACGTGGAGAAGCTGTCCGGCATGTACCCGCGCGTCCCGCACCGCATCGACGGCGAACTGCTGCGGTACGCGGCCCGTTTCGGGCTGCTCGCGCACAAGGACGACCAGATCGACGAGCACGACCGCTATGCCATCAGGGCCGGATTCTGGCGGGAGATCGATGTCCGAGCGGCCACGGAACGCGCCCCGGCCGGGGACTAG
- the dnaE gene encoding DNA polymerase III subunit alpha → MTKPPFTHLHVHTQYSLLDGAARLKDMFNACNEMGMTHIAMSDHGNLHGAYDFFHSAQKAGVTPIIGIEAYVAPESRRNKRKILWGQPHQKRDDVSGSGGYTHKTIWAANATGLHNLFRLSSDAYAEGWLQKWPRMDKETISKWSEGLIASTGCPSGELQTRLRLGQFDEALKSASEYQDIFGKDRYFLELMDHGIEIERRVRDGLLEIGRKLGIPPLVTNDSHYTYSHEAGAHDALLCIQTGKNLSDPDRFKFDGTGYYLKSTDEMYAIDSSDAWQEGCRNTLLVAEQVDTTGMFEKRDLMPKFDIPEGYTEVSWFREETMRGMERRFPGGIPEDRLKQVEYEMDTIISMGFPGYFLVVADFIMWAKKQGIAVGPGRGSAAGSIVAYALGITDLDPIPHGLIFERFLNPERISMPDVDIDFDERRRVEVIRYVTEKYGADKVAMIGTYGTIKAKNAIKDSARVLGYPYAMGDRLTKAMPADVLGKGIPLSGILDPQHPRYSEAGEIRGMYENEPDVKKVIDTARGVEGLVRQMGVHAAGVIMSSETITEHVPVWVRHTDGVTITQWDYPSCESLGLLKMDFLGLRNLTIMDDAVKMVKANKGIDIDLLSLPLDDPTTFELLQRGDTLGVFQFDGGPMRSLLRLMKPDNFEDISAVSALYRPGPMGMNSHTNYALRKNGQQEITPIHPELEEPLKEVLDVTYGLIVYQEQVQKAAQIIAGYSLGEADILRRVMGKKKPEELAKNFTIFQAGARKNGYSDQAIQALWDVLVPFAGYAFNKAHSAAYGLVSYWTAYLKANHPAEYMAALLTSVKDDKDKSAVYLNECRRMGIKVLPPNVNESEPNFAAQGDDVILFGLTAVRNVGQNVVESIIKSRKAKGKYTSFPDFLDKVEAVVCNKRTIESLIKAGAFDEMGHTRKGLVAQHEPMIDNVVAVKRKEAEGQFDLFGGMGDETSSEPGFGLDVEFSDVEWEKSYLLAQEREMLGLYVSDHPLFGIEHVLSDKTDAAIAQLTGGEHSDGAVVTIGGIISGLQRKMTKQGNAWAIATVEDLAGSIECMFFPATYQLVSTQLVEDTVVFVKGRLDKREDVPRLVAMELMVPDLSSAGTNAPVVITIPTVKVTPPMVSRLGEILGHHKGNTEVRIKLQGARKTTVLRLDRHRVQADPALFGDLKVLLGPSCLAG, encoded by the coding sequence GTGACCAAGCCGCCCTTCACGCACCTTCACGTCCACACCCAGTACTCGCTGCTGGACGGTGCCGCGCGGCTCAAGGACATGTTCAATGCCTGCAACGAGATGGGCATGACGCACATCGCCATGAGCGATCACGGCAACCTCCACGGCGCGTACGACTTCTTCCACTCCGCGCAGAAGGCCGGAGTCACCCCGATCATCGGCATCGAGGCCTATGTCGCCCCGGAGTCCCGGCGGAACAAGCGGAAGATCCTGTGGGGCCAGCCGCACCAGAAGCGGGACGACGTCTCCGGTTCCGGCGGTTACACCCACAAGACGATCTGGGCGGCGAACGCGACGGGACTGCACAACCTCTTCCGTCTCTCCTCGGACGCGTACGCCGAGGGCTGGCTCCAGAAGTGGCCCCGGATGGACAAGGAGACCATCTCCAAGTGGTCCGAGGGCCTGATCGCCTCCACGGGCTGCCCCTCGGGGGAGCTCCAGACCCGGCTGCGCCTCGGTCAGTTCGACGAGGCCCTGAAGTCGGCGTCCGAGTACCAGGACATCTTCGGCAAGGACCGGTACTTCCTGGAGCTGATGGACCACGGCATCGAGATCGAGCGCCGCGTCCGCGACGGGCTGCTGGAGATCGGCAGGAAGCTCGGCATCCCGCCGCTGGTGACCAACGACTCGCACTACACGTACTCCCACGAGGCCGGCGCCCACGACGCGCTGCTGTGCATCCAGACCGGAAAGAACCTCTCGGACCCGGACCGCTTCAAGTTCGACGGCACCGGCTACTACCTGAAGTCGACCGACGAGATGTACGCCATCGACTCGTCGGACGCCTGGCAGGAGGGCTGCCGCAACACGCTGCTGGTCGCCGAGCAGGTCGACACGACCGGGATGTTCGAGAAGCGCGACCTGATGCCGAAGTTCGACATCCCCGAGGGGTACACGGAGGTCTCCTGGTTCCGCGAGGAGACCATGCGCGGCATGGAGCGCCGCTTCCCCGGCGGCATCCCCGAGGACCGCCTCAAGCAGGTCGAGTACGAGATGGACACCATCATCTCGATGGGCTTCCCCGGGTACTTCCTCGTCGTCGCCGACTTCATCATGTGGGCCAAGAAGCAGGGCATCGCGGTGGGCCCCGGCCGAGGCTCCGCGGCCGGCTCGATCGTGGCCTACGCCCTGGGCATCACGGACCTGGACCCGATCCCGCACGGTCTGATCTTCGAGCGCTTCCTCAACCCCGAGCGCATCTCGATGCCCGACGTCGACATCGACTTCGACGAGCGCAGGCGCGTCGAGGTGATCAGGTACGTGACGGAGAAGTACGGCGCCGACAAGGTCGCCATGATCGGCACGTACGGCACCATCAAGGCCAAGAACGCGATCAAGGACTCCGCCCGCGTGCTCGGCTACCCGTACGCGATGGGCGACCGGCTCACCAAGGCCATGCCCGCCGACGTCCTCGGCAAGGGCATCCCGCTCTCCGGCATCCTCGACCCCCAGCACCCGCGCTACAGCGAGGCCGGCGAGATCCGCGGGATGTACGAGAACGAGCCGGACGTGAAGAAGGTCATCGACACCGCCCGCGGTGTGGAGGGCCTGGTCCGGCAGATGGGCGTCCACGCCGCCGGCGTGATCATGTCCAGCGAGACCATCACCGAGCACGTCCCCGTGTGGGTGAGGCACACCGACGGGGTGACCATCACCCAGTGGGACTACCCGAGCTGTGAGTCGCTCGGCCTGCTGAAGATGGACTTCCTGGGCCTGCGCAACCTCACGATCATGGACGACGCCGTCAAGATGGTGAAGGCCAACAAGGGGATCGACATCGATCTCCTGAGCCTGCCGCTCGACGACCCCACGACGTTCGAGCTGCTGCAGCGCGGCGACACCCTCGGAGTGTTCCAGTTCGACGGCGGTCCCATGCGCTCGCTGCTGCGGCTGATGAAGCCCGACAACTTCGAGGACATCTCCGCCGTGTCGGCCCTCTACCGGCCGGGCCCGATGGGCATGAACTCGCACACGAACTACGCCCTCCGCAAGAACGGCCAGCAGGAGATCACCCCGATCCACCCGGAGCTGGAGGAGCCGCTCAAGGAGGTCCTGGACGTCACCTACGGCCTGATCGTCTACCAGGAGCAGGTGCAGAAGGCCGCCCAGATCATCGCCGGCTACTCCCTCGGCGAGGCCGACATCCTCCGCCGTGTGATGGGCAAGAAGAAGCCCGAGGAACTGGCCAAGAACTTCACGATCTTCCAGGCGGGCGCGCGGAAGAACGGCTACAGCGACCAGGCCATCCAGGCCCTGTGGGACGTGCTGGTCCCCTTCGCCGGATACGCCTTCAACAAGGCGCACTCCGCCGCCTACGGCCTCGTCTCGTACTGGACGGCCTACCTCAAGGCCAACCACCCCGCCGAGTACATGGCGGCGCTGCTCACCTCGGTCAAGGACGACAAGGACAAGTCCGCCGTCTATCTGAACGAGTGCCGCCGCATGGGCATCAAGGTCCTGCCGCCCAATGTGAACGAGTCGGAGCCGAACTTCGCGGCCCAGGGCGACGACGTGATCCTCTTCGGCCTCACGGCCGTCCGGAACGTCGGGCAGAACGTCGTGGAATCGATCATCAAGTCCCGCAAGGCCAAGGGGAAGTACACGTCGTTCCCGGACTTCCTGGACAAGGTCGAGGCGGTCGTCTGCAACAAGCGGACCATCGAGTCGCTCATCAAGGCCGGTGCCTTCGACGAGATGGGCCACACCCGCAAGGGCCTGGTCGCCCAGCACGAACCGATGATCGACAACGTGGTCGCGGTCAAGCGCAAGGAGGCCGAGGGCCAGTTCGACCTCTTCGGGGGCATGGGCGACGAGACGAGCAGCGAGCCGGGCTTCGGGCTCGACGTCGAGTTCTCCGACGTGGAGTGGGAGAAGTCGTACCTGCTCGCGCAGGAGCGCGAGATGCTCGGACTGTACGTCTCCGACCACCCGCTCTTCGGTATCGAGCACGTACTGAGCGACAAGACCGACGCCGCCATCGCGCAGCTGACCGGCGGGGAGCACTCGGACGGCGCGGTCGTCACCATCGGCGGCATCATCTCGGGCCTCCAGCGGAAGATGACGAAGCAGGGCAACGCCTGGGCGATCGCCACCGTGGAGGACCTGGCCGGCTCCATCGAGTGCATGTTCTTCCCGGCGACGTACCAGCTGGTGTCCACCCAGCTCGTCGAGGACACGGTCGTCTTCGTGAAGGGCCGCCTCGACAAGCGCGAGGACGTCCCGCGGCTCGTCGCCATGGAGCTGATGGTCCCGGACCTGTCCTCTGCGGGCACCAACGCGCCCGTGGTGATCACCATTCCGACGGTGAAGGTCACCCCGCCCATGGTCAGCCGGCTCGGCGAGATCCTCGGTCACCACAAGGGCAACACGGAGGTGCGGATCAAGCTCCAGGGCGCCCGCAAGACCACCGTGCTGCGTCTCGACCGGCACCGGGTCCAGGCCGATCCCGCGCTGTTCGGCGACCTCAAGGTGCTGCTCGGCCCGTCCTGCCTGGCGGGCTGA
- a CDS encoding DUF2252 domain-containing protein, with translation MSVHQPTAGERGEEILSVFGTAFGELLAADPAAFRVKFRKMAASAFAFYRGSASLFYADLEREQNSGPYLDERTSRVWIHGDLHAENFGTYMDSNGRLIFNVNDFDEAYVGPFTWDLKRLSASLALIGYTKALGDDQITELVRIFAAAYRERVHALATGAKNDEVPPFTLDTAEGPLLEALRSARSLTRFALLDSMTEIRDFERRFAGGGGAIELDAATRYKVLAAFDGYLETLPESSLTRPDSYRVKDVVGRRGIGIGSAGLPSYNILLEGNSDALENDVVIYMKQAQTPAVSRHITDERVRGYFQHEGHRTVISQRALQAHADPWLGWTELDNTGQLVAEVSPYAVDLDWSDIDDPEEIAAVVADLGRATATMHAAADDESGHSLVPFSTERAIDAAIAADEDGFGDLLVDFAHDYGARARADHQIFVDLFRNGRIPGL, from the coding sequence ATGTCGGTCCACCAGCCCACGGCCGGCGAGCGCGGCGAGGAGATCCTCTCCGTGTTCGGCACCGCCTTCGGCGAGCTCCTGGCCGCCGACCCGGCCGCGTTCCGGGTGAAGTTCCGCAAGATGGCGGCCTCGGCCTTCGCCTTCTACCGGGGCTCGGCGAGCCTGTTCTACGCCGACCTGGAGCGTGAGCAGAACTCCGGACCGTATCTGGACGAGCGCACGAGCCGGGTGTGGATCCACGGCGACCTCCACGCCGAGAACTTCGGCACGTACATGGACTCGAACGGCCGGCTCATCTTCAACGTCAACGACTTCGACGAGGCGTACGTGGGCCCCTTCACCTGGGACCTCAAGCGGCTCTCCGCCTCCCTGGCCCTGATCGGCTACACGAAGGCGCTGGGTGACGACCAGATCACCGAGCTGGTGCGGATCTTCGCCGCCGCCTACCGCGAGCGCGTCCACGCCCTGGCCACCGGCGCGAAGAACGACGAGGTGCCGCCCTTCACCCTGGACACCGCGGAGGGCCCCCTGCTGGAGGCCCTGCGCAGCGCCCGCTCGCTGACCCGATTCGCACTGCTGGACTCGATGACCGAGATCCGGGACTTCGAGCGGCGCTTCGCCGGGGGCGGCGGGGCGATCGAGCTGGACGCCGCCACCCGGTACAAGGTGCTGGCGGCGTTCGACGGCTATCTGGAGACCCTGCCCGAGTCGAGCCTCACCCGGCCCGACTCGTACCGGGTGAAGGACGTGGTCGGACGGCGCGGCATCGGCATCGGCTCGGCCGGCCTGCCCTCGTACAACATCCTGCTGGAGGGCAACAGCGACGCCCTCGAGAACGACGTCGTGATCTACATGAAGCAGGCGCAGACGCCGGCGGTGTCCCGGCACATCACGGACGAGCGGGTGCGGGGGTACTTCCAGCACGAGGGGCACCGCACGGTGATCTCGCAGCGCGCCCTGCAGGCGCACGCCGACCCGTGGCTGGGCTGGACGGAGCTCGACAACACGGGCCAGCTGGTCGCGGAGGTCTCCCCGTACGCGGTGGACCTGGACTGGTCGGACATCGACGACCCGGAGGAGATCGCCGCCGTCGTCGCCGACCTCGGCCGCGCGACGGCGACCATGCACGCGGCGGCGGACGACGAGAGCGGCCACTCACTGGTGCCCTTCTCCACCGAGCGGGCCATCGACGCGGCGATCGCGGCGGACGAGGACGGCTTCGGGGACCTGCTGGTGGACTTCGCGCACGACTACGGCGCCCGGGCCCGCGCCGACCACCAGATCTTCGTGGACCTGTTCCGCAACGGCCGGATCCCCGGGCTGTAG
- a CDS encoding DsbA family protein produces MSARNSRANKAAARERLRLERERQARKDKIRRQLVVAVSTVAVLAAAGGIGYAVMQANKPTAWEAAKDAKVVKPKNTQGENGTTVVIGKPAAKKTLEVYEDSRCPICATFEQAVGETVKKDVDAGKYKLKYIGATFIDNSDNGEGSKNALSALGAALDVSPEAFMDYKAALYSANFHPQESDDKFAEDAYLLEVAGSVDALKNNAEFKKNVENGTFDPWALKMSKTFDDSGVSGTPTLKMDGKKVVAEGSDNAPMTVEQFNAAVDKALKG; encoded by the coding sequence ATGAGTGCACGCAACAGCCGCGCCAACAAGGCCGCCGCCCGCGAGCGTCTGCGTCTGGAGCGCGAGCGCCAGGCCAGGAAGGACAAGATCAGGCGGCAGCTCGTCGTCGCCGTCTCGACGGTCGCGGTCCTGGCTGCCGCCGGCGGCATCGGCTACGCCGTCATGCAGGCCAACAAGCCCACGGCCTGGGAGGCGGCCAAGGACGCGAAGGTCGTCAAGCCCAAGAACACCCAGGGCGAGAACGGCACCACCGTCGTCATCGGCAAGCCGGCGGCGAAGAAGACCCTCGAGGTCTACGAGGACTCGCGCTGCCCGATCTGCGCGACGTTCGAGCAGGCGGTCGGCGAGACCGTGAAGAAGGACGTGGACGCGGGCAAGTACAAGCTGAAGTACATCGGCGCGACGTTCATCGACAACAGCGACAACGGCGAGGGGTCGAAGAACGCCCTCTCCGCCCTCGGCGCCGCGCTCGACGTGAGCCCCGAGGCCTTCATGGACTACAAGGCGGCCCTCTACTCCGCGAACTTCCACCCGCAGGAGAGCGACGACAAGTTCGCCGAGGACGCGTACCTGCTGGAGGTCGCCGGCTCCGTGGACGCCCTCAAGAACAACGCCGAATTCAAGAAGAACGTCGAGAACGGCACCTTCGACCCCTGGGCGCTGAAGATGTCGAAGACCTTCGACGACAGCGGGGTGAGCGGCACGCCGACGCTGAAGATGGACGGCAAGAAGGTCGTCGCGGAGGGCAGTGACAACGCCCCGATGACGGTGGAGCAGTTCAACGCCGCGGTCGACAAGGCGCTCAAGGGCTGA